In Mucilaginibacter sp. KACC 22063, the genomic stretch AATTACAGGCGAACGAGGTTCAATGCCCCGGCTATCGCCCATAATAATAGATGGCCTGACAACAAGTATCTTATCTTCGGGCAGGTGTTCTTTTAATAATTGTTCACCTCTGAGTTTAGTGTAAGTATATTTTACTAAATGAGTGGCGTTATTATTTGGAGATTCATCTTCGGTCACCAACCTGTGTTTTACATCTTTTCCGCAGATGGTAGCAGTGCCTACATACATAAATGTGTTAAGGCTGTTCAGCTGCTTTGCCCATAATAAAATTTTTGTCAGGCCACCGATGTTTGCCTTTTCAACCAGGTCATCTTTTACTTTGGCAAATGATGTATTGGCTGCAGAATGAATAATGGTTGTAACGTTGTTTAATAAAGGACTCTGTTTTAATTGAGTGGTAAGGCCGTCATCAAATAAGTCGCCGATGACAGGGATGATCTTCGTTTCATCAAATTCGTCGTTATGCAGCGCAAATATGTGCTGTAGTCGATTCCGCCCATCCTCAACTGATGCCGCCCTTATCAGGCAAAAAATTTTGTTTACTTCGCTCTTTTTGGAAAGTTTTACCAAAACCTCACCACCGACGAGGCCGGTTGCACCTGTCAAAAATATTTCCATTTTAATACAATTATATACTAGTCAAAAAGCTCCAGTCCGAGGATACCAAGTATGATCAGAGAGATTGATACTACCTTTGCTATAGATACCTGCTCTTTAAAGAACAGAATGCCGATAATGGCTATCAATGCTGTGCCTGCGGATGCCCAGATGCCGTAGGCTATACCTACTTCCATTTTTTCGAGTACAAACACAAGGGCCGCCAGGCTGGAGCTGTAAAAAACAAACACTAAGACAGATGGAATCAACTTGGTGAAGCCTTCGGCGTATTTCATGGAGATGGTTCCTAGTACCTCAAAAACAATCCCAATAAAAAGATATACCCACTTCATTTAGTTATCATACTGGCTGGTATTTAATATCAGCCTTTTCATTTATCTCCTGACAAATGTTGAAAACGATAGTGAAGATTTGATTAAGAAGTGCATTAGAAATATATTAGAAGTGTATTAGAGCTATATTGGAAATGCTATGCATTATATTTTTCGATGGTTTGTAGTATTATAATCGCTTTACGGATACTGTTACGACAAGAAACCAAATTGAGGCCCAAAACCTCTTAAAATAATTTATATTTGCGCACCATTAGTTCCCGTAGTTCAATGGATAGAATGTCAGATTCCGGTTCTGATGATGGGGGTTCGAATCCCTTCGGGAACACAAAAAAGGCGGTTTAATTTAAACCGCCTTTTGTTTTCCAAGCAAAAAGTTAAAATGATTTTGCCTTTAATTACTGCACAGCAATTGTATCAGTGAACATCGGTATTGAATCTGTTTTAGTTCGTGAGGCAGTTATTTTTAAAACAGATGACCCTGTTTTCATAGCCGAGAATTTCCAGGTATCTGTTCCAAAATCTCCCATCATAGATTTGTTGGAGGGGTCTTTATGGCTGTGACTAATTAAAGTAAGTATTGAGGCATCAAGTATGGGGTCGTTAAAACGATAGCCGTTATCACCCGGATTGCCTAAAGTTAACAGAAAGGTTTGGCCTGCTTTTACTGCTAATGTTTTACCTGAATCGTACTCTGTTAATGTTTTAACAGGTTCATTATTATCTTTTTTGCATGAAGCAAAAGCAAATAATGAAATCAGAATTATGGCTGCGAAGTTTTTAGTCATGATTATAAGATTAGGTTAATGAAGGTTATAATCATAATACGCGATAATGTCATTTAGTGATACACGCAATGCATTATTAATCCAGATATCTTGTTGGTTTTATTACAACCCATTATAATAAGTGATCAACTTTTTTAAATCATCTTCATTATTAAAATTGATTTTTTGACTATCTATATAGCTTTTTAGCTGAGGTGCTTTGTCATTTAAAACGGCAAGTAATTGTTCTCTGTTAGGTTTAATTCTTGCTATTTTGTTGTCCCTGAAAATATAGTAGGTTCGGGTCTCAGTATATCTTCCGTCAATGGGAGCATTGTTGTCATCTCTCGTTTGTCTTATGGAAACTTTATTGTGTTTAAGCAGCATTGTTTTGCCTGCAGCAATCACTTCATAATAAGTATCACTTTTTAAGCCATCTATTTTCGGAAACTGACTGGCAAATACCCGCTCACGGTCGCCATAAAGTGTGAAGATTTTTACAGGCGTTGCAAATCTTTGAGGTTCGTCGCCTTTGTTATAAACAAAAGTTAAAAGATTATTACTCTCATCAAATTTTAACATGAGCCCTTTAAATGTTTTACCATCCAGATTGGTAATTTGTCCGGGCACCCAGTCATCGTATACATAAGGCGAACCTTTAACCTTTGCAAAAGTACTTACAGGTATTGGGTTGCCTAAGTTGTCAGTAACAGGGGTTTGCGAGTTTGACCCATATTGTGCATATGCACTTACACTA encodes the following:
- a CDS encoding DMT family transporter, with product MKYAEGFTKLIPSVLVFVFYSSSLAALVFVLEKMEVGIAYGIWASAGTALIAIIGILFFKEQVSIAKVVSISLIILGILGLELFD
- a CDS encoding protease inhibitor I42 family protein is translated as MTKNFAAIILISLFAFASCKKDNNEPVKTLTEYDSGKTLAVKAGQTFLLTLGNPGDNGYRFNDPILDASILTLISHSHKDPSNKSMMGDFGTDTWKFSAMKTGSSVLKITASRTKTDSIPMFTDTIAVQ
- a CDS encoding SDR family oxidoreductase, giving the protein MEIFLTGATGLVGGEVLVKLSKKSEVNKIFCLIRAASVEDGRNRLQHIFALHNDEFDETKIIPVIGDLFDDGLTTQLKQSPLLNNVTTIIHSAANTSFAKVKDDLVEKANIGGLTKILLWAKQLNSLNTFMYVGTATICGKDVKHRLVTEDESPNNNATHLVKYTYTKLRGEQLLKEHLPEDKILVVRPSIIMGDSRGIEPRSPVILWALATMNKLRLVPANPYASLDMVPVDFVADVMTQLLFVKRNYRVYHISAGNDACTSALQLAKVFDHHFDDLLPHQFVGKEMLNPLKLWAKGKLPSNHELFEHQDYLDYIEESFEDVTNLRILFAGLDPYIEFAELGQRFDNSRIIEDLGITPSLPGHVYIHKCLKYIERINLLEGAIDP